A genomic segment from Asterias amurensis chromosome 6, ASM3211899v1 encodes:
- the LOC139938805 gene encoding phosphatidylserine decarboxylase proenzyme, mitochondrial-like codes for MAIESLLVISQFPMLLSVFVLLELWYFIYTNLCPFLDRIPYFQRLNPCNACLRIGFHLLPLARFLAVPSDGDPAALRLPIDAEKDEDFNVDWLFKDDEINTSSSTEDGETTSSDFLTVKEGKSTSRINVYKALPFRFTSRLWGQVNSLDVPHMLRKPIYGLYARLFNCNVSEALVEDLTWYQNLSDFFRRELKPGVRPVEQTRSLVSPCDGKVLHFGKVEKGWMEQVKGVTYTLQGFLGPNIRGQPQTETANEIPEHDYQTSLSIRPGNSLYQCVIYLAPGDYHRFHSPTDWTINHRRHFPGLLFSVNPGVARWIRGLFNMNERVVLHGEWKHGFFSMTAVGATNVGSIGIYFDEDLRTNVPGRFKTGEYYDHHYNQSSNNNTKDNAPNGVQVVKGEGVGEFNLGSTIVLIFEAPNDFEFSFKSGEKIRLGQGISSL; via the exons ATGGCCATCGAATCTCTGCTGGTTATAAGCCAGTTTCCTATGCTGTTGTCTGTCTTCGTTCTACTCGAGCTGTGGTACTTCATCTACACGAATCTCTGCCCCTTCCTGGATCGTATCCCGTATTTTCAGAGACTGAATCCATGCAATGCCTGTCTGCGGATCGGTTTTCACCTCCTGCCACTGGCCCGTTTCCTTGCCGTTCCATCGGACGGCGACCCGGCCGCTCTGCGGCTCCCGATAGATGCTGAAAAGGATGAGGACTTTAACGTGGATTGGCTGTTCAAAGACGATGAGATTAACACAAGTAGCAGCACAGAAGATGGGGAAACAACATCTTCGGATTTTTTGACAGTTAAAGAGGGGAAGTCGACTTCGAGA ATAAATGTCTACAAGGCGTTACCATTTCGCTTCACATCTCGTCTTTGGGGTCAAGTGAACAGTCTGGACGTACCCCACATGCTTAGGAAGCCTATTTATGGACTCTATGCACGTCTTTTCAACTGTAATGTATCGGAGGCCTTGGTTGAAGATCTGACGTGGTACCAGAACCTTAGTGACTTCTTTCGTCGTGAGCTGAAGCCTGGAGTAAGACCTGTTGAACAAACAAGATCTCTc GTGAGTCCATGCGATGGGAAGGTGCTCCACTTTGGCAAGGTTGAGAAGGGATGGATGGAACAAGTGAAAGGAGTGACTTACACCCTGCAGGGTTTCCTGGGGCCCAATATCAGGGGGCAACCACAAACAGAAACAGCCAATGAG ATCCCTGAGCACGATTATCAGACGTCGTTAAGCATTAGACCGGGTAATAGCCTGTACCAGTGTGTCATATACCTAGCGCCCGGAGACTATCATCGCTTCCATTCACCAACTGACTGGACTATCAACCACAGGAGACATTTCCCAG GTCTGTTATTCTCGGTCAATCCAGGTGTCGCTCGTTGGATCCGTGGGCTCTTCAACATGAATGAGAGGGTTGTCCTACACGGTGAATGGAAGCATGGGTTCTTCTCAATGACTGCTGTAGGGGCTACCAACGTGGGCTCCATTGGAATTTATTTTGATGAG GATCTTCGAACCAACGTTCCAGGCAGGTTCAAGACAGGCGAGTACTACGACCACCACTACAATCAGTCTTCTAACAACAACACCAAAGATAATGCACCAAACGGAGTCCAAGTTGTCAAAGGAGAGGGCGTCGGAGAGTTCAATCTAGGATCAACGATAGTTCTCATCTTTGAGGCACCAAATGATTTTGAATTTTCCTTCAAGTCGGGGGAGAAGATTCGCCTGGGACAGGGTATTAGTTCACTTTGa